One segment of Anopheles stephensi strain Indian chromosome 3, UCI_ANSTEP_V1.0, whole genome shotgun sequence DNA contains the following:
- the LOC118509509 gene encoding serine/threonine-protein kinase mig-15 isoform X15 encodes MAHQMLAPSVNCSLDDIDLNALKDPAGIFELIEVVGNGTYGQVYKGRHTKTGQLAAIKVMDVTEEEEEEIKLEINVLKKYSNHRNIATYYGAFIKKTPAGKDDQLWLVMEYCGAGSVTDLVKSTKGQSLKEEWIAYICREILRGLSYLHTNKVIHRDIKGQNVLLTDNAEVKLVDFGVSAQLDKTIGRRNTFIGTPYWMAPEVIACDENRDATYDNRSDLWSLGITALEMAESQPPLCDLHPMRALFLIPRNPPPRMKSKKWSKKFHSFIDTVLVKDYHQRPYTEQLLKHPFIKEQPTERQVRIQLKDHIDRCKKRKQEKERDDYRYSGSENDDDDGQTAGEPSSIIQAPGNDTLRRTFHQIQEGRMQNAEQQQPPNRNQKPQPRDDRSKPQPVEEPGPPSRPQLPQRLIVVPDPPANSNANRPLPPTPRSGSGSSSQPQQPSSQTPQQPARNQQNFFKPVLPPRRPEQSQQAQPEAPPRSNRPQPGPPVPGGGGQQAQQQQQQVSAVGASGVGKAPAIAPNGNNNSSNGGGSSGNINNNNHHPQPINPLDPIESSDSDSEPEEPNGRTRNDGTLLASDPPMPLTGGLGVLAESDQNNQSSSSTPAGGGGGSGASVLSPPSGGGGGPPNRPLPPTPDDDDAQGDGTLIKRNRSGENSSLGTPGQRTSSVLPDLLSQASPATPPRHDKSASEEKQRSFLTFGFGAQSGGSAASRRESHVNVNVTPTSHDASSDTPEIRKYKKRFNSEILCAALWGVNLLIGTENGLMLLDRSGQGKVYQLISRRRFQQMEVLEGQNILVTISGKKNRVRVYYLSWLKSKILRTDGLTDQQVERRNGWINVGDLQGAVHFKIVKYERIKFLVIALKDSIEIYAWAPKPYHKFMAFKSFGELMHRPLLVDLTVEEQTRLKVIYGSAEGFHAVDLDSATVYDIYLPKHTQGPISPHCIVTLPNSNGMQLLLCYDNEGVYVNTMGRVSKNIVLQWGEMPTSVAYIGTGQIMGWGNKAIEIRSVETGHLDGVFMHKKAQRLKFLCERNDKVFFSSAKGGSSCQIYFMTLNKPGMANW; translated from the exons GGTCGCCACACAAAGACTGGACAACTCGCTGCCATTAAGGTGATGGACGTCaccgaggaggaggaggaagagatcAAGCTAGAGATCAACGTATTAAAGAAATATTCCAACCATCGCAACATTGCCACATACTATGGTGCATTTATCAAAAAGACGCCCGCCGGCAAAGACGACCAGCTGTGGCTGGTGATGGAGTACTGCGGGGCCGGTTCCGTCACCGATCTGGTCAAGTCGACCAAGGGCCAGAGCCTGAAGGAGGAATGGATAGCGTACATCTGTCGCGAGATTCTGCGCGGCCTGAGCTACCTGCACACGAACAAGGTGATACACCGTGACATCAAGGGCCAGAATGTGCTGCTGACGGACAACGCGGAGGTTAAGCTGGTCGACTTCGGTGTATCGGCCCAGCTGGACAAAACCATCGGCCGGCGGAACACTTTCATTG GTACACCTTACTGGATGGCACCGGAAGTCATAGCTTGTGATGAAAACCGGGACGCAACGTACGACAACCGGTCCGATCTCTGGTCACTAGGTATTACCGCGCTAGAAATGGCCGAATCGCAGCCACCGCTCTGTGATCTCCATCCGATGCGTGCGCTCTTTCTAATCCCGCGCAATCCACCGCCGCGCATGAAGTCGAAGAAATGGTCGAAAAAATTCCACAGCTTCATCGATACGGTGCTTG TGAAAGATTACCATCAACGGCCTTACACGGAGCAGTTACTGAAGCACCCGTTCATCAAAGAGCAACCAACAGAAAGACAAGTTAGAATACAGCTTAAAGATCATATCGATAG GTGTAAGAAGCGTAAGCAGGAGAAGGAACGCGACGACTATCGTTATTCCGGATCAGAaaacgacgatgacgacgggcAAACTGCGGGCGAACCGTCCTCGATCATTCAGGCACCGGGCAACGATACGCTGCGGCGTACGTTCCACCAGATACAGGAGGGTCGAATGCAGAAcgccgaacagcagcagccaccgaaTCGGAATCAGAAACCACAACCT CGAGACGATCGAAGTAAACCGCAACCGGTAGAGGAACCGGGTCCACCATCCCGGCCACAGCTACCGCAGCGTTTGATCGTGGTACCGGACCCACCGGCCAACAGCAACGCAAACCGCCCCCTGCCACCGACACCGCGCAGTGGCAGCGGTTCCTCCTCCCAGCCACAACAGCCATCGTCACAGACGCCGCAACAGCCGGCACGCAATCAGCAAAACTTCTTCAAACCGGTG CTGCCACCGAGACGACCTGAG CAGTCGCAGCAAGCGCAACCGGAAGCGCCACCGCGAAGCAATCGACCACAGCCCGGACCGCCTgtgcctggtggtggtggccagcaagcgcaacagcagcagcaacaggtcAGTGCAGTTGGTGCGAGCGGAGTCGGCAAGGCGCCCGCCATTGCACCGAACGGCAACAATAACAGCAGCAATGGTGgcggcagcagcggcaacatCAATAACAATAACCATCATCCGCAACCGATCAATCCGCTCGATCCGATCGAAAGCTCCGACTCGGACTCGGAACCGGAGGAACCGAACGGCCGAACACGAAACGACGGTACGCTTCTGGCCAGCGATCCACCGATGCCACT GACGGGCGGTTTGGGAGTGCTCGCCGAATCCGACCAGAACAATCAGTCGTCGTCGAGCACGCCGgcgggcggcggtggtggcagtGGAGCCAGTGTCCTGTCGCCTCCgagcggtggcggcggtggacCTCCGAACCGACCGCTCCCACCAACGCCAGACGACGATGACGCACAAGGCGACGGGACACTCATCAAGCGG AATCGTTCTGGGGAGAACAGCAGCCTTGGTACGCCCGGGCAGCGAACGAGCAGCGTCCTGCCGGATCTACTTAGTCAAGCATCCCCGGCGACACCCCCGAGACATGACAAGTCCGCCAGCGAGGAG AAGCAGCGCAGCTTTCTCACGTTCGGGTTCGGCGCCCAGTCGGGCGGTTCGGCTGCGTCGCGCCGCGAGAGCCATGTGAACGTGAACGTTACGCCGACGTCGCACGACGCTTCGAGCGATACGCCCGAAATCCGGAAGTACAAGAAGCGTTTCAATTCGGAAATTCTGTGCGCGGCACTGTGGGGTGTGAACCTGCTGATCGGCACGGAGAATGGGTTGATGTTGCTGGATCGGTCGGGACAGGGCAAG GTCTACCAGCTGATATCTCGCAGACGGTTCCAGCAGATGGAGGTGCTCGAAGGACAAAACATTCTGGTGACCATCTCGGGCAAGAAGAATCGTGTCCGTGTGTACTACCTGTCCTGGCTCAAGTCAAAGATCTTGCGCACCGATGGCCTGACGGAT CAACAAGTGGAGCGCCGCAACGGCTGGATCAATGTCGGTGATCTGCAGGGTGCCGTACACTTCAAGATCGTCAAGTACGAGCGAATCAAATTCTTGGTGATCGCTCTGAAAGACTCGATCGAAATCTACGCCTGGGCACCGAAACCCTACCATAAGTTTATGGCATTTAAG AGCTTCGGTGAGCTGATGCATCGTCCACTGTTGGTCGATCTGACGGTCGAGGAGCAGACGCGGCTAAAGGTCATCTACGGGTCGGCGGAAGGTTTCCATGCGGTCGATCTCGATTCGGCAACCGTTTACGATATCTATCTTCCTAAGCAT ACTCAGGGTCCAATTTCGCCACACTGTATCGTAACGCTGCCGAACTCGAACGGTATGCAGCTGTTGCTGTGCTACGACAACGAAGGTGTATACGTCAACACGATGGGCCGCGTGTCCAAGAACATCGTGTTGCAGTGGGGCGAAATGCCAACCTCCGTGGCGTACATCGGCACCGGTCAGATAATGGGCTGGGGCAACAAAGCAATCGAG ATTCGCTCGGTAGAAACCGGCCACCTGGACGGTGTGTTTATGCACAAAAAGGCGCAGCGTCTCAAGTTCCTGTGCGAGCGGAACGACAAGGTTTTCTTCAGCAGTGCCAAAGGCGGCTCGTCCTGTCAGATCTACTTCATGACGCTGAACAAACCGGGCATGGCCAACTGGTAA
- the LOC118509509 gene encoding serine/threonine-protein kinase mig-15 isoform X10 — translation MAHQMLAPSVNCSLDDIDLNALKDPAGIFELIEVVGNGTYGQVYKGRHTKTGQLAAIKVMDVTEEEEEEIKLEINVLKKYSNHRNIATYYGAFIKKTPAGKDDQLWLVMEYCGAGSVTDLVKSTKGQSLKEEWIAYICREILRGLSYLHTNKVIHRDIKGQNVLLTDNAEVKLVDFGVSAQLDKTIGRRNTFIGTPYWMAPEVIACDENRDATYDNRSDLWSLGITALEMAESQPPLCDLHPMRALFLIPRNPPPRMKSKKWSKKFHSFIDTVLVKDYHQRPYTEQLLKHPFIKEQPTERQVRIQLKDHIDRCKKRKQEKERDDYRYSGSENDDDDGQTAGEPSSIIQAPGNDTLRRTFHQIQEGRMQNAEQQQPPNRNQKPQPRDDRSKPQPVEEPGPPSRPQLPQRLIVVPDPPANSNANRPLPPTPRSGSGSSSQPQQPSSQTPQQPARNQQNFFKPVLPPRRPEELDMLAAQLNELGVSSPPQQSQQAQPEAPPRSNRPQPGPPVPGGGGQQAQQQQQQVSAVGASGVGKAPAIAPNGNNNSSNGGGSSGNINNNNHHPQPINPLDPIESSDSDSEPEEPNGRTRNDGTLLASDPPMPLTGGLGVLAESDQNNQSSSSTPAGGGGGSGASVLSPPSGGGGGPPNRPLPPTPDDDDAQGDGTLIKRNVDNKSSSSIGTTTTSSSASTGSTTHSESDEAVLLRDWDFERFFPSNERPKPSQRHSMSDKTSSSSSNSPADSNGRLRPNAIDNKTRKELANSTASCAMKKPYPASQQMNLAYAEKRKVEEMNNKIRLEEHVKHEIFARQRLQLDKASSPSRATGGQNSAQQQQAHKRQESDSRLPLNFARAFRRENSDFFPLSKRHSAILGEASADAKSMSPGRGQEGMLQQHQQQRSSAIFSRSSRNKFEPILTNFSLNNPSGSDDERRSVSRLTPPRTGGQQGVGGGGGGGASGTSNEGSSGGGGSGNAQGRQPSPLAGSQVTTRNMDFLRPRREKTESVIFVRNSPNRPQQSLLFDGQQKNRSGENSSLGTPGQRTSSVLPDLLSQASPATPPRHDKSASEEKQRSFLTFGFGAQSGGSAASRRESHVNVNVTPTSHDASSDTPEIRKYKKRFNSEILCAALWGVNLLIGTENGLMLLDRSGQGKVYQLISRRRFQQMEVLEGQNILVTISGKKNRVRVYYLSWLKSKILRTDGLTDQQVERRNGWINVGDLQGAVHFKIVKYERIKFLVIALKDSIEIYAWAPKPYHKFMAFKSFGELMHRPLLVDLTVEEQTRLKVIYGSAEGFHAVDLDSATVYDIYLPKHTQGPISPHCIVTLPNSNGMQLLLCYDNEGVYVNTMGRVSKNIVLQWGEMPTSVAYIGTGQIMGWGNKAIEIRSVETGHLDGVFMHKKAQRLKFLCERNDKVFFSSAKGGSSCQIYFMTLNKPGMANW, via the exons GGTCGCCACACAAAGACTGGACAACTCGCTGCCATTAAGGTGATGGACGTCaccgaggaggaggaggaagagatcAAGCTAGAGATCAACGTATTAAAGAAATATTCCAACCATCGCAACATTGCCACATACTATGGTGCATTTATCAAAAAGACGCCCGCCGGCAAAGACGACCAGCTGTGGCTGGTGATGGAGTACTGCGGGGCCGGTTCCGTCACCGATCTGGTCAAGTCGACCAAGGGCCAGAGCCTGAAGGAGGAATGGATAGCGTACATCTGTCGCGAGATTCTGCGCGGCCTGAGCTACCTGCACACGAACAAGGTGATACACCGTGACATCAAGGGCCAGAATGTGCTGCTGACGGACAACGCGGAGGTTAAGCTGGTCGACTTCGGTGTATCGGCCCAGCTGGACAAAACCATCGGCCGGCGGAACACTTTCATTG GTACACCTTACTGGATGGCACCGGAAGTCATAGCTTGTGATGAAAACCGGGACGCAACGTACGACAACCGGTCCGATCTCTGGTCACTAGGTATTACCGCGCTAGAAATGGCCGAATCGCAGCCACCGCTCTGTGATCTCCATCCGATGCGTGCGCTCTTTCTAATCCCGCGCAATCCACCGCCGCGCATGAAGTCGAAGAAATGGTCGAAAAAATTCCACAGCTTCATCGATACGGTGCTTG TGAAAGATTACCATCAACGGCCTTACACGGAGCAGTTACTGAAGCACCCGTTCATCAAAGAGCAACCAACAGAAAGACAAGTTAGAATACAGCTTAAAGATCATATCGATAG GTGTAAGAAGCGTAAGCAGGAGAAGGAACGCGACGACTATCGTTATTCCGGATCAGAaaacgacgatgacgacgggcAAACTGCGGGCGAACCGTCCTCGATCATTCAGGCACCGGGCAACGATACGCTGCGGCGTACGTTCCACCAGATACAGGAGGGTCGAATGCAGAAcgccgaacagcagcagccaccgaaTCGGAATCAGAAACCACAACCT CGAGACGATCGAAGTAAACCGCAACCGGTAGAGGAACCGGGTCCACCATCCCGGCCACAGCTACCGCAGCGTTTGATCGTGGTACCGGACCCACCGGCCAACAGCAACGCAAACCGCCCCCTGCCACCGACACCGCGCAGTGGCAGCGGTTCCTCCTCCCAGCCACAACAGCCATCGTCACAGACGCCGCAACAGCCGGCACGCAATCAGCAAAACTTCTTCAAACCGGTG CTGCCACCGAGACGACCTGAG gaattggaCATGTTGGCCGCACAACTAAACGAACTGGGCGTCTCCTCCCCCCCGCAGCAGTCGCAGCAAGCGCAACCGGAAGCGCCACCGCGAAGCAATCGACCACAGCCCGGACCGCCTgtgcctggtggtggtggccagcaagcgcaacagcagcagcaacaggtcAGTGCAGTTGGTGCGAGCGGAGTCGGCAAGGCGCCCGCCATTGCACCGAACGGCAACAATAACAGCAGCAATGGTGgcggcagcagcggcaacatCAATAACAATAACCATCATCCGCAACCGATCAATCCGCTCGATCCGATCGAAAGCTCCGACTCGGACTCGGAACCGGAGGAACCGAACGGCCGAACACGAAACGACGGTACGCTTCTGGCCAGCGATCCACCGATGCCACT GACGGGCGGTTTGGGAGTGCTCGCCGAATCCGACCAGAACAATCAGTCGTCGTCGAGCACGCCGgcgggcggcggtggtggcagtGGAGCCAGTGTCCTGTCGCCTCCgagcggtggcggcggtggacCTCCGAACCGACCGCTCCCACCAACGCCAGACGACGATGACGCACAAGGCGACGGGACACTCATCAAGCGG AACGTCGACAATAAGTCATCCTCGTCGATCGGAACGACCACCACCTCATCGTCCGCTTCCACCGGCTCGACAACGCACTCCGAAAGCGACGAAGCCGTCCTGCTCCGCGATTGGGATTTCGAAAGATTCTTCCCGTCCAACGAACGTCCGAAGCCGTCCCAGCGCCACTCGATGTCGGACAAGacatcgtcctcctcctccaacTCGCCGGCCGACTCCAACGGGCGTCTGCGGCCTAACGCGATCGACAACAAAACTCGCAAGGAGCTTGCCAACTCAACCGCTTCCTGTGCGATGAAGAAACCGTACCCCGCGTCGCAACAGATGAACCTGGCGTACGCCGAGAAGCGCAAGGTGGAAGAGATGAACAACAAGATCCGGCTGGAGGAACACGTCAAGCACGAAATATTCGCCCGTCAACGGTTACAGTTGGATAAGGCGTCATCGCCTTCGAGAGCCACGGGTGGACAAAACTctgcccaacagcagcaggcacacAAACGGCAGGAATCGGATTCCCGACTGCCGCTCAACTTTGCCCGTGCTTTTCGGCGTGAAAATTCGGACTTTTTCCCCCTCTCGAAACGCCATTCGGCGATACTGGGTGAAGCGTCCGCGGACGCCAAGTCAATGTCCCCGGGCAGAGGTCAGGAGGGTATGctgcaacagcaccagcaacagcgcTCCAGTGCCATCTTTTCACGCAGCAGTCGCAACAAGTTCGAGCCCATTCTGACCAACTTTTCGCTCAACAATCCGTCCGGTAGTGATGACGAGCGTCGGTCGGTGTCCCGCCTAACACCACCGCGCACGGGAGGTCAGCAGGGTgttggaggaggaggaggaggaggagcatCCGGTACATCTAACGAAGGTAGCAGCGGTGGTGGGGGAAGTGGTAATGCGCAAGGCCGCCAGCCGAGTCCGCTGGCAGGGTCGCAGGTGACCACACGCAACATGGACTTCTTGCGTCCGCGTCGCGAAAAAACTGAGTCGGTTATCTTCGTTCGTAATTCACCCAACCGGCCGCAGCAATCCTTGCTGTTTGATGGTCAACAG AAGAATCGTTCTGGGGAGAACAGCAGCCTTGGTACGCCCGGGCAGCGAACGAGCAGCGTCCTGCCGGATCTACTTAGTCAAGCATCCCCGGCGACACCCCCGAGACATGACAAGTCCGCCAGCGAGGAG AAGCAGCGCAGCTTTCTCACGTTCGGGTTCGGCGCCCAGTCGGGCGGTTCGGCTGCGTCGCGCCGCGAGAGCCATGTGAACGTGAACGTTACGCCGACGTCGCACGACGCTTCGAGCGATACGCCCGAAATCCGGAAGTACAAGAAGCGTTTCAATTCGGAAATTCTGTGCGCGGCACTGTGGGGTGTGAACCTGCTGATCGGCACGGAGAATGGGTTGATGTTGCTGGATCGGTCGGGACAGGGCAAG GTCTACCAGCTGATATCTCGCAGACGGTTCCAGCAGATGGAGGTGCTCGAAGGACAAAACATTCTGGTGACCATCTCGGGCAAGAAGAATCGTGTCCGTGTGTACTACCTGTCCTGGCTCAAGTCAAAGATCTTGCGCACCGATGGCCTGACGGAT CAACAAGTGGAGCGCCGCAACGGCTGGATCAATGTCGGTGATCTGCAGGGTGCCGTACACTTCAAGATCGTCAAGTACGAGCGAATCAAATTCTTGGTGATCGCTCTGAAAGACTCGATCGAAATCTACGCCTGGGCACCGAAACCCTACCATAAGTTTATGGCATTTAAG AGCTTCGGTGAGCTGATGCATCGTCCACTGTTGGTCGATCTGACGGTCGAGGAGCAGACGCGGCTAAAGGTCATCTACGGGTCGGCGGAAGGTTTCCATGCGGTCGATCTCGATTCGGCAACCGTTTACGATATCTATCTTCCTAAGCAT ACTCAGGGTCCAATTTCGCCACACTGTATCGTAACGCTGCCGAACTCGAACGGTATGCAGCTGTTGCTGTGCTACGACAACGAAGGTGTATACGTCAACACGATGGGCCGCGTGTCCAAGAACATCGTGTTGCAGTGGGGCGAAATGCCAACCTCCGTGGCGTACATCGGCACCGGTCAGATAATGGGCTGGGGCAACAAAGCAATCGAG ATTCGCTCGGTAGAAACCGGCCACCTGGACGGTGTGTTTATGCACAAAAAGGCGCAGCGTCTCAAGTTCCTGTGCGAGCGGAACGACAAGGTTTTCTTCAGCAGTGCCAAAGGCGGCTCGTCCTGTCAGATCTACTTCATGACGCTGAACAAACCGGGCATGGCCAACTGGTAA